The sequence below is a genomic window from Budorcas taxicolor isolate Tak-1 chromosome 4, Takin1.1, whole genome shotgun sequence.
caaggccaaatttgcctgttactccaggtgtttcttgacttcctacttttgcattccagtcccctataatgaaaaggacatcttttctgggtgttagttctagaaggtcttgtaggtcttcagagaactgttcaacttcagcttattcagcattgggtcagggcatagtcttggattaccatgatattgaatggtttgccttggaaacaaacagagatcattctgtcatttttgagattacactaTGCAAATGCCAGACTCCAAAACTAGACCTACATTcaacacccacccccacctcttaTTTGTGCTTTTGGAGACCTAGGACGGACCTCCATGCCTCTGGGTGTTAGTTTGAGCACATCCACTGTATTATACAAACCCCCAGGGGCTTCTTGCTTTCCTTGTCATTGCTACAAAGAGAAGCTGCTGGAACCTAGTTTCCcatacagtccagttcagttctgAAACTCAGCAGGCCTTCTAAGATTAGAACAGGGTAGACAGAACCAGGTACACTCATCCTCTGAAACAAGGGACAGCAAGTGAGCTGCTCATGTGGTTTCCCCCGTAGAACTCATTCTCTGTTTCCAGCCCTACATCAACCACACTGCTGCCCTATGTTATTGGATAGAAACAATGAGCATTAAATCATGGACTCAACATAAGTCTTGGACACATTTTAGCTGTATGGGTCACTTGTCCCATCCTTAAGGGTCTCATATCTCCATGTCAGACTCTGGGTACCACAGATAGGAGTTCCACTAGTGGACGTTCTAAGAATCTCTCACTGCACTTAGGAACTAAGACTCATCACAAGGTCCAGGGATGGAACGAACAAGGAACAGTGCAAGAAAAGGACTGGGTTTAGATTCAGTCATAGCAGCTGTCAGAAGCTGGAAAAATCAAGGAGCATCCAGAGAGAGGCACAGTTCCAGCAACCTTCTGATTTTAGCCTCCTTAGGCCtgtaagaggacttccctggtgactcaatggtaaagaatctatctgccaatgcaggaggctcagatttgatccctgggtcaggaagatcccctgggggaggaaatgacaacccactccagtgttcttgctgggaaattccatggacagaggagcctggcaggctacagtccatgaggtcacaagagttggacttgacATCAAAtaagcagcaacaacaaagacctgTATGATAAGAAATGTAGACATATAGAGtttttaagataataaatttgtagtGTTTAAGCCACCAAATGTCTAGCAGTTTGCTACAGAAGCAACAGAACCTACAGCCCTGAGGCCTACACAAGCCCAGGAGTGCACCTGCCTGTCAATTCTCAAGCTCTGCTTTGACTGGCCATCCTGTCTGTCCTTCTGAGCTCCTACCAGCAACGCATTCCTTTCTTCTATCATCCCCCCATTTCTGTCCAGAATCatctaaaaaatttttattatcaatGGCTCTGtcttaaaaattcagttctgGATTCAGATCCTCCAGAAAGGTCAGCTGGGAAACTCCTTTCAGGCCTTGTGTTTCTTTAACTCAGAATCACTGAGTTCTTTAACTCAGAACCACTGGGCACTGTCCTGGTTGGAAAGCTTTTGCTTGCTGTCTCTTTGTCATCATGTCTGTCTGGGTGGGCTTGGCAGGGGGCGGCTAAGCTGGTTGGTGCACACAAAGTCTGAACTTCTCCGAGATGAAGGACTGTGACTCAGAGTTTATAGGGAGCTGGATGCACTCCCACCTTGCCTTCGCTAACCCCCCAGGTGTGCATTTTCCCAAAGGACTCAGACTAGCCCTTTTCAGTCTGGTCAGCTCCCAAGATGTGTCTGTCAGGGGTTCTGCCTTTGAGGGGAGGGTTTCTTCTCTTATGCTTACACCTCTAATTCCCCGCCTCCCTCgatgacattttggaaaattcaGACAAGAGGGTGCTGCAATCCAGGGTCTCCATTCCCCGTCTCCCCAGTCTCTGAACCTTGGATCTGGGGGATGCAAATTCTCTAAATGGCAACTCTGGATCTAACCCTAGCCAGGCATCCAGTCTGCCACAATTTTAGTCCAGCTGGGGaagttcctctgcactttttcCACAATCTCATTTTTCCCCACAGTCCTGGGAGGAAGGCAAGGGCCAGGAACCAATCCTAAGCTATTGTCCTCTTAGAGGTATCTtggtctctctccctttccttatTCAGAGCTCTTTCTCAGATGTTACTTCCTCCAAGCAGCAATCCTCTCATTAATCTGAGGAGTAACACCAGTGTCTCTTCATTCCCAGAGGGCTCCTTGCTTTCCTGTTATCCCCATAGAGAACACTTTGCTGGAGTCTGAGTTCCCATCCAGGATAAGCTCAGCTGTAAACCATATCAAGAAGCCAGGGGCAAGAGAGAGCACCAAGAACACTCATCCTTGGGGAAGAAGATATAGTGTTTTCCTCTGGTctcaagaaagccttcttttctACCTTCAGGCCCCACATCAGTGCTGCTGCACTGGGCTCTATGGTGACACAGGGTAAGCCTTTAACTAGGAAATTCACATAAGGGTCAGAGATATTATAGCTTGTGGAGCCACTCACCCTGCAGGGCACCCTCATTCCAGCTATGCACAAGCCCCTGTCCACCCCTGCCAGCTGCAACCCACTAACCCAGGGTGATGGACTGCAGATCACACCTCAATCATGTCACAGACTGGGCCCAATAGGCAGGAATCTCTAGACATAGATTTCTTCACAGGAGCAGCTCAAAAAGAAGATGTAGTGCTTGGAGGCTAAGGTGAGTGACTTGGGTTTGCTTGGGGGTCAGGCTTGCAGAGAGCACAGACATAGGACTGGGTTTGAATTGATCAGATCTGGGTATAGATTTTAGCCCTACCATTAAGTTTTgccgggcttccccagtggctcagcagtaaagaatctgccggcaaagcaggagacacaggagaagcaagttccatctctgggaagataccctggaagaggacatggcagcccattccagattcttgcctggagaatccgaggggcagaggagcctggtgggttacagtagtccatggggttacaaagagttggacacaactgagcacacactcacacacaaggTTTGCCAGTGGGTACAAGGCTGATGGAGGGACAGCCCCTCTTCTTTAAATTGGAATGCCATGGCTGGTGGTCAGGACACAGCTTCAGATGCAGCTTTTATGGAGCCAGAGAGAAGGCCAGAGTTATGCCTACACAAATCGAATCTTTCCACTTCTGATCATTTGTACtgcaaaatttattttccttgaaaattgaagattaaaaaaaaatccttttagtGAACTGAAATTCTAAAGGACAGCATAAAGCTTGGAAATTTCACACACCCCCACTACACACACCTTCACACACATATTGACTAAAGAATCATAGGTCCAAGAAAATTTAAGCTCATTGGTGTCATATGATGACAATGATTACCATGACAACGACTGACTTCTGAGTCCCTGGTCCATGCCCATCACTGAAACTAAGCAATTGATTCATTTAATCTCTGTCTTAGCTCACGAAGctagtactattattatcttcattttatatctgagtaagctaagcaccgaagaattgatgcttttgaactgtggtgttggagaagactcttgagagtcccttggcctgcaaggagatccaaccagtccatcctaaaggaaatcagtcctgaatattcattggaaggattgatgctgaagctgaaactccaatactttggccacctgctgcaaagaacagactcatttgataagaccctgatgctgggaaagattgaaggcaggaggagaaggggatgacagaggatgagatggttggatggcatcaccaactcaatggacaagggttcaagtggactccgggagttggtgatggacagggaggcctggtgtgctgcggttcatggggtcgcaaagagtcgtacatgactgagcgactgaactgcactgcactGAGGCTGAGGCTAAGAGAGGGAAGTAATAGAGAGCTGCAGGTTTATGTTCGACAAACATCAGGTCAGAATCCAACCTAGGTCCAGAGCTTATGCTCCAAACCACTAGGATTGAGTGGGCAGAGTCAGGATGTGGCGAGGGGTGGGCTGCGGGGGGGGCACTGCCTCATCACAGCAGTGCCTGCCACTGGCTAGCACGTGGATGCTCTTAGTCTCTGTCTAGCTCCAGGCTGGTCTCTGTGCCCACCTGTCTTCCTCTGCTCCCCACCTTTGCATACATACACCAGGGGGTCCTCCCCAAAAGATGCCAATTTATTGGCTCAAAACTCTGACTTCCCATTCATTTCATGATTGTAACTGGAGAAATGTGAGTGACGGAGGGTCCTCACCAGGGAGACAGCccagaaagacagaaagggaGCTTTAAGAGGGCTCTCAGACCCTCTGGGTCACGGCACAGACCTCCAGCATCACCCGACACTCAGGGCATCTGGGTGACTgacacacactctctctttcCGTGCCCCTCCTCTCCTTATCTCTGTATGTTTCTCCCTCTCACCTAGGGGGTGTTCCTCTCCTGCTCCTCCACTTCTGTTTCATCCCATTCTTGCCTTCTCTCTGAACGTCTGTTGCTGTGTTGTCTTTCGTCATCTGCTCctgtctgttttcctctcttcttatCAGTAGACTTCCATGTTTTTCCTTCTATGATTCCCTGTTTCTCAATGATTCTCATATTCCCacttatttctgtctttatctctCCTTCTGTTAACCCATGACCACCTACTAGCCTCTCTTTCCCGGCCTCTAGCCTTGTTTCACAGTCATtggttctctctgtctgtctctctgtctctccatcaATGTCTCGTTTCCTTTCCCCTCAAGCTCCCAGCCCTGAGATCGTGGCAAATTTGAGCCACCCTTCTGAATTTATCCTCTTGGGCTTCTCCCCTCTTGGCGAACTGCAGATCCTGCTCTACGGGCCCTTCCTTGTGCTTTATCTTCTCGCCTTCATAGGAAACACAGTCATCATCGTCATGGTCTTTGTCGACACCCACCTCCACacgcccatgtacttcttcctgggCAACTTTTCCCTGCTGGAGATCCTGGTGACCATGACTGCCGTGCCCAGGATGCTCTCTGACCTGCTGGCCCCCCACAGGgtcatctccttcactggctgcATGGTCCAGTTCTACTTCTACTTCTCCCTGGGCTCCACCTCCTTCCTCATCCTGTCCGACATGGCCCTGGACCGCTTTGTGGCCATCTGCCACCCACTGCGCTATGGCACTTTGATGAGCGGGGCTGTGTGTGCCCGGCTAGCAGGGGCTGCCTGGGCAACTCCTTTCCTGGCCATGGTGCCCACTGTCCTCTCCCGGGTTCATCTCAGTTATTGCCACGGCAACATCATTaaccacttcttctgtgacaACGCACCTCTGCTGCAGCTGTCCTGCTCAGACACCAGGCTGCTGGAATCCTGGGACTTTGTGATGGCCTTGGCCTTCGTCCTCAGCTCCTTCCTGGTGACCCTCGTCTCCTACGGCTACATCGTGAGTACCGTGCTACACATCCCCTCTGCCAGCGGCCGCCAGAAGGCCTTCTCCACGTGTGGCTCTCACCTCACCCTGGTCTTCATTGGCTACAGCAGCACCATCTTCCTCTATTTCCTGCCTGGCAAAGCACACTCTGTGGAGATCAACAAGACTGTGGCCCTGGTGACGTCCGTCCTCACCCCCTTCCTCAACCCCTTCATCCTCACCCTCCGCAACGAGACATTCAAGGCTGTGCTACGAGGCCAGATGCAGAGGCTGAAAGGCCTCCTCCAGGCATTGTGAGGGGCCTGAGGGACTCCGCCGGGCTCAGTCAACCAGGTCGTTCTGTGAGGAGGCAGGGCACCAGCCTGGGTGGGATGACCCCTGTTGAGTTTCTTTCGGATTTTCCCTCTGTGCCTGAGAGTGGTAACCACAGTGAGTCCTTGGTAGCACCCTGGCTGGCTTGACGGTCTCAAAGACCATGTGGAATTCCCCCCGTTATCCACTAGCAGTTACAAGAACTCAGAATAGAGCCTGGGGAACCGCAAGCAGGGCTTTTAATAAAGGGAAGTGCATGAGCTTGCCATTCAAAGGGCAGACAGAAAGTTTTATCTGATTAAGAAATATTACCCAGCCcccgtgtgtggtgtgtgcgtgtgtgtatgtgtgcgcacgCGCACAGATGCACGTGCCCCACTGCAAAGTGTGTGCACCATGAGTACTTCGTCTACATGGAACTAAGATAAAGAGCAACACTTACCAAAGTCATTCTCTTTCAAGTGTACAGAGTTCATTGCATAAGaattcatctgttcattcatttcagCAATGCTGAGTAGACTCTGTGTGTCAGGCACCACAACTGCGTCAGGTGCAGGGTAAAATGTAAACAAGACATTGATAAGTTTCAAATCTCTTAGCTCTATGAAGGGAAAGAATGATATGATAAAGAGCAGCTTACAGGGACTTTGCTGGCaattcaatggttaagactctgtgcttccatggcAGGAGGTGCAGATTTgactcctggtcaggaaactgagatcctacatgccatgtgatgtg
It includes:
- the LOC128047073 gene encoding olfactory receptor 6V1, giving the protein MSRFLSPQAPSPEIVANLSHPSEFILLGFSPLGELQILLYGPFLVLYLLAFIGNTVIIVMVFVDTHLHTPMYFFLGNFSLLEILVTMTAVPRMLSDLLAPHRVISFTGCMVQFYFYFSLGSTSFLILSDMALDRFVAICHPLRYGTLMSGAVCARLAGAAWATPFLAMVPTVLSRVHLSYCHGNIINHFFCDNAPLLQLSCSDTRLLESWDFVMALAFVLSSFLVTLVSYGYIVSTVLHIPSASGRQKAFSTCGSHLTLVFIGYSSTIFLYFLPGKAHSVEINKTVALVTSVLTPFLNPFILTLRNETFKAVLRGQMQRLKGLLQAL